The Methanoregula boonei 6A8 genome has a window encoding:
- a CDS encoding YunC family protein, which produces MEKVTVQLAHKVAEGYVIPLGPANLVAIITDVGLVGCGAFDVAALDSFSYPAAKVRPATGPSIVNTTDILTGIVKETNRAAMSRGIKNGMTGRQALEQL; this is translated from the coding sequence ATGGAAAAAGTCACCGTTCAGCTGGCTCACAAGGTTGCCGAAGGGTACGTTATCCCGCTGGGACCGGCCAACCTCGTGGCCATTATCACCGACGTTGGGCTTGTCGGGTGCGGCGCTTTCGATGTGGCTGCGCTGGACTCGTTTAGTTATCCCGCTGCAAAAGTCCGGCCCGCCACCGGCCCGTCCATTGTGAACACGACCGATATCCTGACCGGGATCGTAAAAGAGACCAACCGGGCAGCCATGAGCCGGGGAATCAAGAACGGTATGACCGGCCGGCAGGCACTGGAACAGCTGTAA